The following coding sequences lie in one Gadus macrocephalus chromosome 1, ASM3116895v1 genomic window:
- the ncoa6 gene encoding nuclear receptor coactivator 6 isoform X2, translating into MAHPHIPPQLPPGAKMLEGDNDSNGDSGVEEDVVEDTGGCQGSGTQEDCVEQECNEESNGDEGHFTIFVAFKGNLEDEDFAEKLNRVVIGIPSIIDLGSETLQPKRVEKWNSVRVTFNIPRDAAERLRLLAQNNQQQLRDLGILSVQIEGEGPINVAMGQNRGQEVRVNGPIGMPGQMRMDMGFPGQPGPAMRMPNPSMVPPGPSMAGQVMVPGGSGQMPPRGRGSTTQIDGMDPMMSVQQQQQQQQQLQHQQAGPHGSGQMPPQAAHHMQALQVGRQLNPAALQQLQQHQQQQQQQQQQQQQQQQQQQQQQQQQQQQQQQQQQQQQQQQAQLSQLGPRPPFNPSGPMAVPPNWNQLPSGVLQPPAAQGGPAWRKPPPQGQIGQRPPSLAAVQTPNHPPPPYPYGSQQTGQVFNAIGQGQLQQQQGGMGQFAAPQPKGPQTGPGGVVGPPRPPPPLPPAPGQQGNLAAKSPGSSSSPFQQGSPGTPPMMAQRPTTPQGFPQGVGSPGRAALGPQGNMQQGFMGMPQHGQPGAQVHPGAMPGMQKRPMGFSNMTGNQNFVQGQVSGTTPGTPGGGAGQQLQSGQAMPHQGPQPSSVAPNTMQGPPHAQANVMGVPGGQPPGAAAGASMGQTQPGLQTQMMGLQHQAQPVSSSPSQMVQGQGGGQTVLSRPLSQGQRGGMTPPKQLMPQQGQGVMHGQGQMVGGQGHQAMLLQQQQQQQQQQAQQQQQQAQQQQQQVQQQQQQQQQQQQQQQQQQQQQQQQQNTMMEQMVPNQMQANKQAFVGKVPAGVMPGQMMRGPSPNVPGNMVPFQAQVGQQQQQQQQQQQQQQQQHLTPQQQQQQQMAQLQQQQLQQQQQHQLQQQQMQQQQQQLQQQQQQQQQQQQQQQQQLQQQQQMNQQQQVPMAGNPNQVMGMHGQQMRLPAGHPLVQQQLQQQQQLQQQKQQQAMLQQQQQQQQQQQQQQQQQQAAQQHQHPLGDPNSGPGELGVQQMLPDMQGQQPQGMMGTPQHMQVGNGHFQGHGMNFNPQFQGQMPMAGAVGPQGGFPVNKDVTLTSPLLVNLLQSDISASQFGPGAKQGAGGNNQAKPKKKKPPRKKKPKVGEQADGLGGLDGASGLEDSDLPGMAGDHSLVMDTSGPKPPDFPNRPAGFTAQPGEQRVLQQVPMQFIQQQQQQQQQQQMQHLQQQQIQQQMQQQMQQQQLQQQQMQQQQQMQQMQMQGQQGMAVTQPPGQAQAQMHPHQLQQQQQQQQQQQQQHQQQQQQQQQQQQQQQQQQQAQPPHLQQQQQQMMMMQKMQQEQAKNRMSIPPGGQLPPRGMVNPGDVHRMPVSQQGGMPAMINLQGNVGVPPSPDKPRGMPLGVNAQLAGGPRRMSHPDVGPASQGSETEEAPPGGGHTMQGRPGVPELVMQSGNGAQQMMVNPASNAHMMKQGPLPPSMPQHPAASPQQQLPSQAQQGGPMPGIHFPNVPTTSQSSRPKTPNRASPRPYHHPLTPTNRPPSTEPSEINLSPERLNASIAGLFPPKINIPLPPRQPNLNRGFDQQGLNPTTLKAIGQAPPNLNLQGSTNNGSGNNGNNGQQSFSSAGGAAGPGSKLDKQSGGQAKRASPSNSRRSSPASSRKAATPSPGRQKGTKMALAGPPNQQQMINAPGSAMMLNHPAVASNLVSMPSPVAAAPETQPAQNTFIGMQGNPSEGPKESQGTMPQPQSMAHPQPSRELSAPTRMASPRVPTPHEGGVVPQAGSVERQPVNTTPTPDSVPEALSASKDAPVSLNQLLEIPNAAGMPPRPTQSAPARDVAKESPKPPSAPERQQPSVSQASDIPCPVAPAPAPVEMEAPPKPAPCVPTSSPSVQTTASTTVNTNPTSVPSLNNNPSLSQAVHPTQSIVATTTHASAPIPNTNATLAVAPQSASSSNSSPLAAVCSSSTTSSVGSKPSPSPKPAAAVHSIIQLPAASSPIASSQITVFVTSNPIPPAPATQAPPGMVATMVVTNKNIRPQDVRQQTPNPRPPQFITTKPVFINPIFQVPGASVAPNTTVVSQPVTMVAPIAVPTHIQLSPAPGSTQPSGTTVSSAQPVRTVGGQVPLTTNTSSPAPAVTPPAPQQTNCGAIKTESVVQVALGHKSSPLGSQPPSRLGPPAPPSSPFQPPLASPPTSSSPGTTTPLRKSPVGPPSPALVQSKPVQVAAPVPCPQDPPQSAREKPAAPATASVAQLAPPSTSACPVSQSDSPVTQTTAAASKVSTAVSSPSPIPNPSLPIVALAQAPSQASSSAPAAVSTKITQAPVVAPMPTVASSATSLPNPAPVQSPPASVVPAPTVPASEVAQSTSSPPPDPNREAAAPSESPAMGPPSQSAPVPPALIEPAGPQSQEPIASEKTTSEEVVTEQGWAKKRKTPINLVPRVAVEKPKGPSRRSSRADKEAEDEPVADSGMRKRSARPAASSAASKETGASPTQAKRRKSK; encoded by the exons CTATGAGGATGCCCAATCCATCAATGGTGCCCCCTGGGCCCAGCATGGCCGGGCAGGTGATGGTTCCGGGCGGCAGTGGACAGATGCCTCCCCGAGGTCGAGGATCAACCACTCAGATAG ACGGGATGGACCCaatgatgtcagttcagcagcagcagcagcagcagcagcaactccAGCACCAACAGGCGGGTCCACACGGCTCGGGTCAAATGCCCCCGCAGGCCGCCCATCACATGCAAGCATTGCAGGTTGGCAGGCAGCTTAACCCTGCCGCCTTGCAACAGCTTcagcagcaccaacagcagcaacaacaacaacaacaacaacaacaacaacaacaacaacaacaacaacaacaacaacaacaacagcagcagcagcagcagcagcagcagcagcagcagcaacaacagcaagcGCAGCTGTCCCAACTTGGACCTAGACCTCCGTTCAACCCCTCTGGCCCGATGGCTGTTCCTCCTAACTGGAACCAGCTACCATCTGGGGTCCTGCAGCCACCAGCCGCCCAAGGGGGCCCTGCATGGAGAAAGCCACCTCCTCAAGGCCAAATCGGTCAGCGCCCCCCTTCCCTAGCTGCCGTTCAGACTCCCaatcaccctccacctccctacccaTATGGCAGCCAACAAACTGGACAGGTCTTTAATGCCATCGGACAGGGTCAGTTGCAGCAGCAACAGGGTGGCATGGGACAGTTTGCAGCCCCTCAGCCTAAAGGCCCTCAGACAGGCCCTGGGGGTGTAGTAGGTCCCCCTAGGCCCCCCCCGCCGCTCCCGCCAGCCCCTGGACAGCAGGGTAACCTTGCCGCCAAGTCCCCCGGTTCCTCCTCGTCTCCTTTCCAGCAAGGTTCCCCCGGGACCCCTCCAATGATGGCCCAGCGACCGACCACCCCACAGGGTTTCCCCCAGGGTGTGGGCTCCCCAGGAAGAGCGGCTCTCGGACCGCAGGGGAATATGCAGCAAGGCTTTATGGGAATGCCTCAGCATGGACAGCCAGGGGCCCAAGTTCATCCAGGTGCAATGCCAG GCATGCAAAAGCGTCCCATGGGCTTTTCAAACATGACTGGAAACCAGAACTTTGTGCAGGGTCAAGTGAGTGGCACTACTCCTGGAACACCAGGAGGGGGAGCTGGTCAGCAGCTTCAGAGCGGTCAAGCCATGCCTCATCAAG GGCCACAGCCATCCTCCGTTGCTCCCAACACGATGCAGGGACCGCCTCATGCCCAAGCTAATGTTATGGGTGTACCAGGCGGTCAGCCTCCTGGTGCCGCTGCCGGAGCTAGTATGGGCCAGACGCAACCTGGCCTCCAAACCCAGATGATGGGCCTCCAGCATCAGGCCCAGCCCgtgtcctcctcccccagccagATGGTTCAAGGCCAGGGTGGAGGTCAGACGGTCCTCTCCAGGCCCCTAAGTcaggggcagagaggagggatgaCCCCACCCAAGCAGTTGATGCCTCAACAAGGCCAGGGGGTGATGCATGGGCAGGGTCAGATGGTTGGAGGCCAGGGGCACCAGGCCATGCTGctacagcaacagcagcagcagcagcagcagcaagcgcagcaacaacagcagcaagcgcagcaacaacagcagcaagtgcaacagcagcagcagcagcaacaacaacagcagcagcagcagcagcagcaacaacaacaacaacaacagcaacagaacACCATGATGGAACAAATGGTTCCCAATCAGATGCAAGCGAACAAGCAGGCTTTTGTAGGAAAGGTTCCGGCGGGGGTCATGCCTGGCCAGATGATGCGGGGCCCTTCACCAAATGTTCCAGGGAACATGGTTCCATTCCAGGCCCAGgtcggccagcagcagcagcagcagcagcagcagcagcagcagcagcagcaacagcatttgactccacaacaacagcagcaacaacaaatgGCTcaactccagcaacagcagttacagcagcagcaacagcaccagCTTCAACAGCAACAaatgcaacagcagcagcagcaactacagcagcagcagcagcagcagcaacaacaacaacaacaacaacaacaacaactacagcagcagcaacagatgaaccagcagcagcaggttccCATGGCCGGGAATCCAAACCAGGTGATGGGTATGCACGGGCAGCAGATGAGGCTGCCTGCTGGGCATCCCCTTGTTCAAcagcagctacagcagcagcagcagctacagcagcagaaacaacaGCAGGCAATgttgcaacaacaacagcagcagcagcaacaacaacaacaacaacaacaacaacaacaggcagCCCAGCAACACCAACATCCACTGGGCGACCCAAACAGCGGGCCAGGTGAATTGGGTGTCCAACAGATGCTGCCTGATATGCAGGGTCAGCAGCCGCAAGGCATGATGGGAACCCCTCAGCACATGCAGGTGGGCAACGGCCACTTTCAAGGACATGGCATGAACTTCAACCCACAGTTCCAAGGGCAGATGCCCATGGCGGGGGCAGTGGGACCACAAGGGGGCTTCCCTGTTAACAAGGATGTAACGCTGACCAGCCCACTGCTGGTCAACCTGCTCCAGAGTGATATCTCTGCCAGCCAGTTTGGGCCAGGAGCGAAGCAAGGAGCAGGGGGTAATAACCAGGCCAAGCCCAAGAAGAAGAAACCCCCGCGAAAGAAGAAACCTAAAGTTGGAGAGCAAGCTGATGGCCTGGG TGGTCTGGATGGGGCTTCTGGTCTGGAGGACTCTGACCTACCTGGGATGGCTGGAGATCACAGTTTAGTCATGGATACCTCTGGTCCTAAACCCCCTGATTTTCCCAACAGGCCTGCAG GCTTCACTGCCCAACCCGGAGAGCAGCGAGTGTTGCAGCAGGTGCCCATGCAGTTTatccaacaacagcagcagcagcaacaacaacaacaaatgcagCACTTGCAGCAGCAGCAAATACAGCAGCAGATGCAGCAGCAGATGCAACAGCAGCAATTACAGCAGCAAcagatgcagcagcagcagcagatgcaaCAAATGCAGATGCAGGGGCAACAGGGGATGGCCGTAACCCAGCCTCCTGGCCAAGCCCAGGCTCAAATGCATCCTCACcagcttcagcagcagcagcagcaacaacaacaacaacaacaacaacatcaacaacaacagcagcagcagcagcaacaacaacaacaacaacaacagcagcagcaagccCAGCCACCACACCTTCAACAGCAG cagcagcagatgatgatgatgcagaaGATGCAGCAGGAACAGGCTAAGAACCGTATGTCCATTCCTCCTGGAGGTCAACTGCCTCCCAGGGGGATGGTCAATCCAGGGGACGTTCACAGAATGCCAGTTTCCCAACAAGGAGGTATGCCTGCGATGATTAACCTGCAGGGGAATGTAGGAGTGCCGCCTTCACCTGACAAACCTAGAGGGATGCCTCTGGGCGTCAACGCACAG CTCGCTGGAGGACCGCGGAGAATGTCTCATCCAGATGTCGGGCCGGCTTCTCAAGGGTCTGAAACAGAAGAGGCCCCCCCTGGAGGAGGCCACACCATGCAGGGCAGGCCCGGAGTCCCAGAGCTGGTGATGCAGTCTGGAAATGGAGCCCAACAGATGATGGTCAATCCAGCCTCCAATGCTCACATGATGAAGCAGGGCCCTCTTCCGCCGTCCATGCCCCAGCACCCTGCAGCCAGtccccagcagcagctccccTCACAGGCGCAACAAGGGGGCCCCATGCCTGGCATCCACTTCCCTAACGTTCCCACAACCTCGCAGAGCTCCAGGCCCAAAACCCCCAACCGGGCGAGCCCCAGGCCATACCATCACCCCCTGACTCCGACTAATCGGCCCCCCAGCACAGAGCCGTCCGAAATCAACCTGTCCCCGGAGCGACTCAATGCCTCCATCGCAGGGCTGTTCCCCCCTAAAATCAACATTCCCTTGCCTCCAAGGCAACCCAACCTGAATAGGGGCTTTGACCAACAGGGTCTGAACCCCACTACGCTGAAGGCTATAGGGCAGGCCCCACCGAACTTAAACCTGCAAGGCAGCACAAATAACGGCAGTGGAAACAATGGTAACAATGGGCAGCAGTCATTCTCTTCTGCAGGTGGGGCGGCAGGTCCAGGTAGTAAGCTGGACAAGCAGTCCGGAGGGCAGGCCAAAAGGGCCAGTCCCAGCAACAGTCGAAGGTCCAGTCCAGCCTCCAGCCGGAAAGCAGCCACTCCAAGTCCAGGGAGGCAGAAGGGGACAAAGATGGCTCTCGCTGGTCCTCCCAACCAGCAGCAGATGATAAATGCTCCGGGGTCTGCCATGATGCTGAACCACCCCGCAGTAGCCTCCAATCTGGTATCCATGCCCTCACCAGTTGCTGCCGCCCCCGAGACTCAGCCTGCCCAGAACACCTTCATTGGCATGCAGGGTAACCCCTCTGAGGGACCCAAGGAAAGCCAGGGAACCATGCCTCAGCCCCAATCCATGGCCCATCCTCAGCCTTCCAGAGAGTTATCTGCCCCTACTAGAATGGCTAGTCCCCGTGTCCCCACACCCCATGAGGGCGGAGTTGTACCGCAAGCAGGTTCGGTTGAGAGGCAACCTGTGAACACGACACCCACGCCAGACTCTGTTCCCGAGGCCTTGTCCGCTTCAAAGGACGCACCAGTGTCTCTCAATCAGCTTCTGGAAATCCCCAACGCAGCTGGTATGCCTCCGCGGCCCACGCAGAGCGCGCCTGCCAGGGACGTGGCGAAGGAGAGTCCCAAGCCTCCATCGGCTCCAGAAAGACAACAGCCCAGTGTTTCTCAGGCCTCAGACATTCCATGCCCGGTTGCTCCAGCCCCTGCCCCGGTGGAAATGGAAGCTCCACCCAAGCCTGCTCCCTGCGTTCCCACCAGCAGCCCTAGCGTGCAGACAACTGCGAGCACTACCGTTAACACTAATCCAACCTCCGTCCCCAGCCTCAACAATAACCCCTCCCTGAGTCAAGCTGTCCATCCCACTCAGAGCATCGTCGCCACGACTACCCACGCCTCTGCTCCGATTCCAAACACTAATGCCACCCTCGCTGTAGCCCCCCAGTCAGCCTCTTCTAGCAACAGCAGTCCTCTAGCGGCCgtctgctccagctccaccaccagctctgTCGGCTCCAAGCCCAGCCCTAGCCCCAAGCCTGCGGCTGCTGTTCACTCCATCATACAGTTACCCGCCGCGTCAAGCCCCATCGCCTCTAGTCAaattactgtgtttgttacctcgAATCCAATCCCCCCTGCCCCCGCGACGCAGGCACCACCAGGCATGGTCGCAACCATGGTCGTTACCAACAAAAATATTAGGCCGCAGGACGTCCGACAGCAGACCCCCAACCCCCGCCCGCCCCAGTTCATCACTACCAAGCCTGTATTCATCAACCCTATTTTCCAGGTCCCTGGAGCCTCTGTGGCCCCCAACACAACCGTGGTGTCCCAGCCAGTAACCATGGTAGCACCGATCGCAGTGCCCACACACATCCAGCTCTCGCCAGCTCCAGGCTCCACCCAGCCCTCTGGCACTACAGTATCCAGCGCTCAGCCCGTTAGAACAGTCGGGGGCCAGGTCCCGTTGACGACCAATACGTCTTCACCGGCCCCAGCTGTCacacccccggccccccagcagACAAACTGTGGGGCTATCAAAACTGAAAGCGTGGTACAGGTAGCCCTCGGGCACAAGTCCAGTCCGTTAGGCAGCCAGCCGCCATCCCGTCTCGGCCCTCCTGCCCCGCCATCGTCACCCTTTCAGCCCCCCCTGGCCTCCCCGCCCACCTCTTCTAGTCCTGGGACCACAACCCCGCTGAGAAAGAGCCCCGTGggtcctccctctcctgctctggTTCAGAGTAAGCCTGTGCAGGTGGCCGCCCCTGTGCCCTGTCCACAAGACCCACCGCAGAGCGCCAGAGAGAAGCCTGCAGCGCCTGCCACTGCATCTGTGGCTCAACTAGCCCCGCCCTCTACTTCTGCCTGTCCAGTCAGTCAAAGTGATTCGCCAGTGACCCAGACCACGGCAGCTGCTTCAAAAGTGTCCACCGCAGTGTCCTCTCCATCCCCAATCCCAAATCCCTCCCTACCCATTGTGGCCCTTGCTCAGGCCCCCAGCCAGGCTTCAAGTTCTGCTCCCGCCGCTGTCTCGACTAAAATCACCCAGGCTCCTGTTGTGGCTCCTATGCCCACCGTTGCCTCCTCTGCTACCTCACTCCCCAATCCTGCCCCTGTACAAAGTCCCCCAGCCTCCGTTGTGCCAGCCCCCACTGTGCCGGCTTCAGAGGTGGCCCAATCCACGTCCTCGCCACCGCCTGACCCCAACAGAGAGGCTGCTGCCCCGTCTGAGTCCCCAGCTATGGGCCCTCCCTCGCAGTCTGCCCCAGTCCCTCCAG CACTAATTGAGCCCGCCGGTCCACAGTCACAGGAACCTATCGCCAGTGAAAAGACAA cATCTGAAGAAGTCGTCACAGAACAAGG ATGggcaaagaaaagaaagacgcCCATCAACTTAGTCCCAAG AGTGGCTGTGGAGAAGCCCAAGGGTCCGAGTCGCAGGAGCTCCCGGGCGGACAAGGAGGCGGAGGACGAGCCTGTAGCGGACAgcgggatgaggaagaggtcgGCCAGGCCCGCTGCCTCCAGTGCTGCTTCCaaag AGACTGGAGCGAGTCCCACTCAGGCCAAACGAAGGAAGTCTAAATAG